A part of Amycolatopsis camponoti genomic DNA contains:
- a CDS encoding MarR family winged helix-turn-helix transcriptional regulator has translation MSLDDDAVEARAQGWRTLAALHARIEDRLQRALERDHELSVSEYSVLDALGRQDGFHLRMNQLANAVVLSQSATTRLVTRLEGRGLLARYLCADDRRGIYTEVTPAGRALLTAARPTHDTALAEALAEAETLPELAPLVAALGTLTFTR, from the coding sequence GTGTCACTGGACGACGACGCCGTCGAAGCCCGCGCGCAGGGCTGGCGCACACTGGCCGCGCTGCACGCGCGGATCGAAGACCGGCTGCAGCGCGCACTCGAGCGCGACCACGAGCTGTCGGTGAGCGAGTACAGCGTGCTCGACGCGCTGGGCCGCCAGGACGGCTTCCACCTGCGGATGAACCAGCTGGCCAACGCGGTGGTGCTCAGCCAGTCGGCGACGACCCGGCTGGTCACGCGGCTGGAGGGCCGCGGGCTGCTGGCGCGCTACCTCTGCGCCGACGACCGTCGGGGCATCTACACGGAGGTGACGCCGGCGGGCCGGGCCCTGCTGACGGCGGCACGCCCGACCCACGACACGGCGCTGGCGGAAGCTCTCGCCGAAGCCGAGACCCTGCCGGAACTCGCACCGCTGGTCGCCGCGCTCGGCACGCTCACCTTCACCCGCTGA
- a CDS encoding ROK family transcriptional regulator, whose amino-acid sequence MDSSFSLKPVRPADQAAVRRSNLALVLRHLRDAGPRSRAAIAADTGLNKGTVSSLVAELVERGLAREGERERAGAVGRPGTIVELDGRGVGGIGVEINVDYLTALALDLTGTVLFEQRVALDVQALPVAKVLDAGAELTARALRECRRLGVTPAGVTVGIPALVDVTSGTVAFAPNLHWTDVPVVRGITDRLTRRLGPPSFPIRTANDANLGALGEYAMGSMAGTADLVYLTGEIGVGGGVISGGRLLGGAEGFSGEVGHIQVDPAGRVCGCGRRGCWETLVGLAGMLRLAASPSDPVHDPSLDLEQRLDMIRRRAELKDKRTLDALAQVGTGLGVGAAVLVNVFNPRVVLLGGYFAQLGPYLLGPMLAELEARVIAPGTGGCRVELSWLGFSAASRGGAHVALQAVFDDPALVPVRPERDSG is encoded by the coding sequence GTGGACTCCTCCTTCTCGCTCAAGCCGGTGCGCCCGGCCGACCAGGCCGCCGTCCGCCGGAGCAACCTCGCGCTGGTGCTGCGGCACCTGCGGGACGCGGGACCCCGCTCGCGAGCGGCGATCGCCGCGGACACCGGGCTGAACAAGGGAACCGTCTCGAGTCTCGTCGCCGAGCTCGTCGAGCGCGGGCTGGCTCGCGAAGGCGAGCGGGAACGCGCCGGCGCGGTCGGGCGGCCGGGCACGATCGTCGAGCTGGACGGCCGTGGCGTCGGCGGCATCGGCGTCGAGATCAACGTCGACTACCTGACCGCGCTCGCCCTCGACCTCACCGGCACCGTGCTCTTCGAACAACGCGTGGCGCTCGACGTGCAAGCCCTCCCCGTGGCGAAGGTGCTCGACGCGGGCGCCGAGCTCACCGCGCGGGCGCTGCGGGAATGCCGGCGGCTCGGGGTCACGCCGGCCGGGGTCACCGTCGGCATCCCGGCGCTCGTCGACGTCACGAGCGGCACCGTCGCCTTCGCGCCGAACCTGCACTGGACCGACGTCCCGGTGGTCCGCGGGATCACCGACCGGCTGACGCGGCGGCTCGGGCCGCCGTCGTTCCCGATCCGCACGGCCAACGACGCGAACCTCGGCGCGCTCGGCGAGTACGCCATGGGCAGCATGGCCGGGACCGCCGACCTGGTGTACCTGACCGGCGAGATCGGCGTCGGCGGCGGCGTGATCTCCGGCGGCCGGCTGCTCGGCGGCGCGGAGGGGTTCTCCGGCGAGGTCGGGCACATCCAGGTCGACCCGGCGGGCCGCGTCTGCGGGTGCGGGCGCCGCGGCTGCTGGGAGACCCTCGTCGGGCTGGCCGGGATGCTGCGGCTCGCCGCGTCGCCGAGCGACCCGGTGCACGACCCGTCGCTCGACCTCGAACAGCGGCTCGACATGATCCGCCGCCGCGCCGAGCTCAAGGACAAGCGGACGCTCGACGCGCTCGCGCAGGTCGGCACCGGCCTGGGCGTCGGCGCGGCCGTGCTGGTCAACGTCTTCAACCCGCGCGTGGTGCTGCTCGGCGGGTACTTCGCCCAGCTGGGCCCGTACCTGCTCGGCCCGATGCTGGCCGAGCTGGAGGCCCGGGTGATCGCCCCGGGTACCGGGGGCTGCCGCGTCGAGCTGTCCTGGCTCGGGTTCTCCGCGGCTTCGCGCGGCGGCGCGCACGTCGCGCTGCAAGCGGTGTTCGACGATCCGGCGCTCGTGCCGGTGCGGCCGGAAAGGGACAGCGGATGA
- a CDS encoding inositol-3-phosphate synthase, with protein sequence MGKIGVWLIGARGSVATTAIAGAAAMRAGLAARTGCVTELPDFAGTRLPGLGDLVFGGHDVVDTPLVKRAEQLVAAGVLPATLPGPISADLEAAEARLRPAPDGGGRAAIDRIAADLTAFREGLDHVVVLNVSSTEPPCVPHPAHASLAALDAALDAGEDVLPASAVYAYAAFRAGCGFVDFTPSTGARLPALDELARTAGLPYAGRDGKTGETLLRSVLAPMFAQRALNVLSWSGTNLLGGGDGATLADPGAASSKNASKQQVLSQNLGRDVDGEVHIDYVPALGDWKTAWDHVLFEGFLGARMTLQLTWQGCDSALAAPLVLDLARLTAKACGDGVAGPVAEFGFFFKDPVGEGPHDLASQYAALREWANR encoded by the coding sequence ATGGGGAAGATCGGTGTCTGGCTGATCGGTGCCCGGGGCTCGGTGGCCACGACGGCCATCGCCGGCGCCGCCGCGATGCGCGCGGGACTGGCCGCGCGCACGGGGTGCGTGACCGAGCTGCCGGACTTCGCCGGGACGCGGCTGCCCGGACTGGGAGACCTGGTCTTCGGGGGTCACGACGTCGTCGACACGCCGCTGGTCAAGCGGGCGGAGCAGCTGGTCGCGGCGGGCGTGCTGCCCGCGACCCTGCCCGGCCCGATCAGCGCCGACCTGGAAGCCGCCGAAGCCCGGCTGCGCCCGGCGCCGGACGGTGGCGGCCGGGCGGCGATCGACCGGATCGCCGCCGACCTGACGGCGTTCCGCGAGGGCTTGGACCACGTCGTCGTCCTCAACGTCTCCTCCACCGAGCCGCCGTGCGTCCCGCACCCGGCGCACGCTTCCCTGGCCGCCCTCGACGCCGCGCTGGACGCGGGCGAGGACGTCCTCCCGGCGAGCGCCGTCTACGCCTACGCCGCCTTCCGCGCGGGCTGTGGCTTTGTCGACTTCACCCCGTCCACCGGCGCGCGGCTGCCCGCGCTCGACGAGCTCGCCCGTACCGCGGGACTGCCGTACGCGGGCCGCGACGGCAAGACCGGCGAGACGCTGCTGCGGTCGGTGCTCGCGCCGATGTTCGCCCAGCGCGCGCTGAACGTCCTGTCCTGGTCGGGCACGAACCTGCTCGGCGGCGGGGACGGCGCCACGCTCGCCGACCCGGGTGCGGCGTCGAGCAAGAACGCGTCGAAGCAGCAGGTGCTCTCGCAGAACCTCGGCCGCGACGTCGACGGCGAGGTGCACATCGACTACGTCCCGGCGCTCGGCGACTGGAAGACCGCCTGGGACCACGTGCTGTTCGAGGGGTTCCTCGGCGCGCGCATGACCCTGCAGCTGACGTGGCAGGGCTGCGACTCCGCGCTCGCGGCGCCGCTGGTGCTCGACCTCGCCCGGCTCACCGCCAAGGCGTGCGGTGACGGCGTCGCCGGGCCGGTCGCCGAGTTCGGGTTCTTCTTCAAGGATCCCGTCGGCGAGGGCCCGCACGACCTCGCGTCGCAGTACGCGGCCCTGCGCGAGTGGGCGAACCGGTGA
- a CDS encoding SCO3242 family prenyltransferase, whose translation MKALVELVRAPAALTVPGDAVAGAAASGWPFGRRTLALTGASVCIYWAGMALNDYADRHLDAMERPERPIPSGRIKAGTALGVATGLTAGGLGIAAAAGGKQALRVALPLAATVWAYDFVLKETVFGPAAMAAARALDVLLGGGGARAAVPAALTVGAHTYAVTALSRSEVDGARPALPAATLAATAGVRVAAGRVGPLASALLGTYALTTGRAQYDAIRDPAAPKIRRAVGAGIHGMIPLQAGLIARTGAWRSALAVAAAFPIARALSRKVSPT comes from the coding sequence GTGAAGGCGCTCGTCGAGCTCGTCCGCGCGCCCGCCGCGCTGACCGTGCCCGGGGACGCCGTCGCCGGGGCCGCCGCGTCGGGCTGGCCCTTCGGCCGCCGGACCCTCGCCCTGACCGGCGCGTCCGTCTGCATCTACTGGGCGGGCATGGCGCTCAACGACTACGCCGACCGCCACCTCGACGCGATGGAACGGCCCGAGCGGCCGATCCCGTCCGGCCGGATCAAGGCCGGCACGGCGCTCGGGGTGGCGACCGGCCTGACCGCGGGCGGGCTGGGCATCGCCGCGGCCGCCGGCGGGAAGCAGGCCCTGCGTGTCGCGCTGCCGCTGGCCGCGACGGTCTGGGCGTACGACTTCGTGCTCAAGGAGACCGTGTTCGGGCCGGCCGCGATGGCCGCCGCCCGGGCCCTGGACGTACTGCTCGGCGGGGGCGGTGCCCGGGCGGCGGTCCCGGCCGCGTTGACGGTCGGGGCGCACACCTACGCGGTGACAGCGTTGTCAAGGTCCGAAGTGGACGGTGCCAGGCCCGCCCTGCCGGCGGCCACCCTCGCCGCCACGGCCGGGGTGCGCGTCGCCGCCGGCCGCGTCGGGCCGCTGGCTTCGGCGCTGCTCGGGACGTACGCGCTGACCACCGGGCGGGCGCAGTACGACGCCATCCGCGACCCGGCCGCGCCGAAGATCCGGCGCGCGGTCGGCGCGGGCATCCACGGGATGATCCCGCTGCAGGCCGGGCTGATCGCCCGCACCGGCGCGTGGCGCTCGGCGCTGGCCGTCGCCGCCGCGTTCCCGATCGCACGGGCGCTGAGCCGGAAGGTGTCGCCGACATGA
- a CDS encoding sugar phosphate isomerase/epimerase family protein, whose amino-acid sequence MRFGYGTNGFANHRLGDALRVLADLGYDGVALTLDHQHLDPFGPDLARRVADVAADLDRLGLAVVIETGARFLLDPWRKHSPTFLDPDRAGRIGFLTRAVEIAADLGAEAVSFWSGNKPADLSTEDAWTHLVDGCADVLKAAGEHDVALGFEPEPGMLVEDLDGYFELARRLGDPERFGLTLDIGHCRCNETASVSDCVRRALPRLVNVQIDDMRRGTHEHLEFGRGEIDFPPVLEALSPYPGLVAVELPRDSHAAPRIARESLEFLRKAVAA is encoded by the coding sequence ATGAGGTTCGGGTACGGCACCAACGGCTTCGCCAACCATCGCCTCGGCGACGCCCTGCGCGTCCTGGCCGACCTCGGCTACGACGGCGTCGCGCTGACGCTGGACCACCAGCACCTCGACCCGTTCGGGCCGGACCTCGCCCGCCGCGTCGCCGACGTCGCCGCGGACCTGGACCGGCTCGGGCTGGCCGTCGTGATCGAGACGGGCGCGCGGTTCCTGCTGGACCCGTGGCGCAAGCACTCGCCGACGTTCCTCGACCCGGACCGGGCCGGGCGGATCGGGTTCCTGACCCGGGCCGTCGAGATCGCCGCGGACCTCGGCGCCGAGGCGGTGTCGTTCTGGAGCGGCAACAAGCCCGCCGATCTGTCCACTGAGGACGCGTGGACCCATCTGGTCGACGGGTGCGCCGACGTGCTGAAAGCCGCCGGCGAGCACGACGTCGCGCTCGGGTTCGAGCCCGAGCCGGGGATGCTCGTCGAGGACCTCGACGGCTACTTCGAGCTGGCGCGACGGCTCGGCGACCCGGAGCGGTTCGGGCTGACGCTGGACATCGGGCACTGCCGGTGCAACGAGACGGCGTCCGTGTCCGACTGCGTCCGGCGCGCCCTGCCGCGGCTGGTGAACGTCCAGATCGACGACATGCGCCGCGGCACGCACGAGCACCTGGAGTTCGGCCGGGGCGAGATCGACTTCCCGCCCGTGCTGGAAGCGCTGTCGCCGTACCCCGGGCTCGTGGCCGTGGAACTGCCGCGCGACAGCCACGCGGCCCCGCGGATCGCCCGCGAGTCCCTGGAATTCCTGCGCAAGGCGGTGGCCGCGTGA
- a CDS encoding EboA domain-containing protein: protein MNAWLDEALTKVAEDATALRTLFPGVGRRVGRGPSDVPGWTVDDVARVELLRAAPGAAAEMPDLYRYGDAAEKRAVLRGLSVVDIGDAGLDLVADALRTNDTRLVTAAMGEYAATHLDDSAYRHGVLKCVFMGIPLAEVAGLDRRTDEELLRMMRSFAAERTAAGRDVPADLLPLLNEQDA, encoded by the coding sequence GTGAACGCCTGGCTGGACGAAGCCCTGACCAAGGTCGCCGAAGACGCGACCGCGTTGCGCACGCTCTTCCCCGGTGTCGGCCGGCGGGTCGGCCGGGGCCCGTCGGACGTCCCGGGCTGGACGGTGGACGACGTGGCCCGCGTGGAGCTGCTCCGGGCGGCTCCCGGGGCCGCGGCGGAGATGCCCGACCTCTACCGCTACGGCGACGCCGCCGAGAAGCGGGCGGTCCTCCGTGGACTGTCCGTTGTGGATATCGGAGACGCCGGGCTCGACCTGGTCGCCGACGCCCTGCGGACCAACGACACCCGGCTCGTCACCGCGGCGATGGGGGAGTACGCGGCCACCCATCTGGACGACTCCGCGTACCGCCACGGCGTCCTCAAGTGCGTCTTCATGGGCATCCCCCTGGCCGAGGTCGCCGGGCTGGACCGCCGGACCGACGAGGAGCTGCTGCGCATGATGCGGTCGTTCGCCGCCGAGCGCACCGCCGCGGGCCGGGACGTGCCCGCCGACCTCCTCCCGCTGCTGAACGAACAGGACGCCTGA
- a CDS encoding TatD family hydrolase encodes MRIFDPHIHMSSRTTDDYAAMHAAGVRALVEPAFWLGQPRTNVGSFTDYFDALVGWEPFRASQFGIAHHCTIALNPKEANDPRCAPVLDLLPRYLEKDGVVAVGEIGYDSMTAEEDKAFAAQLALAIDHELPAMVHTPHRDKAAGTERSIAVVRESGIAPERVVLDHLNEMTVAMVKESGSWMGFSIYPDTKMDEERMVAILREYGTERVLVNSAADWGKSDPLKTRKTGDAMLAAGFTDDDVDRVLWRNPVEFYGQSGRLDLEGAATEAEFAGNSILRGARK; translated from the coding sequence ATGCGCATCTTCGACCCGCACATCCACATGAGCTCCCGCACCACCGACGACTACGCGGCCATGCACGCCGCCGGGGTCCGCGCACTCGTCGAGCCGGCGTTCTGGCTGGGCCAGCCGCGCACGAACGTCGGCAGCTTCACCGACTACTTCGACGCGCTCGTCGGCTGGGAACCGTTCCGCGCCAGCCAGTTCGGCATCGCCCACCACTGCACGATCGCGCTGAACCCCAAGGAAGCGAACGACCCGCGGTGCGCGCCGGTGCTCGACCTGCTGCCGCGGTACCTGGAGAAGGACGGCGTGGTCGCGGTCGGCGAGATCGGCTACGACTCGATGACCGCGGAGGAGGACAAGGCGTTCGCCGCGCAGCTGGCCCTGGCGATCGACCACGAGCTGCCCGCGATGGTGCACACCCCGCACCGCGACAAGGCGGCCGGCACCGAGCGCAGCATCGCCGTCGTCCGCGAGTCGGGCATCGCGCCCGAGCGGGTGGTGCTCGACCACCTCAACGAGATGACCGTCGCGATGGTCAAGGAGTCCGGCTCCTGGATGGGGTTCTCGATCTACCCGGACACCAAGATGGACGAGGAGCGGATGGTCGCGATCCTGCGCGAGTACGGGACCGAGCGGGTGCTGGTGAACTCCGCGGCGGACTGGGGCAAGAGCGACCCGCTCAAGACCCGCAAGACCGGCGACGCGATGCTCGCCGCCGGGTTCACCGACGACGACGTCGACCGGGTGCTGTGGCGCAACCCCGTCGAGTTCTACGGCCAGAGCGGGCGGCTCGACCTCGAAGGCGCGGCGACGGAAGCCGAGTTCGCGGGCAACTCGATCCTGCGGGGGGCCCGCAAGTGA
- the eboE gene encoding metabolite traffic protein EboE yields the protein MRFRHPDGTLVHLAYCTNVHQAEDLDGVLAQLARFGEPVRERLGVGRLGLGLWLARPVATELTADPAAVSRLRRELAARGLEVVTLNGFPYQGFHDPVVKHKVYRPDWSTPERTRYTLDLARLLAELLPADAVRGSVSTLPLGWRTEWRDDRGQLGLLAEGLAKQERPVRVAFEPEPGCVIETTAQAATLLSDVDKDWLGVCLDTCHLAVGFEDPAAALERLAAAGLDVVKLQASAALEAAAPNDPATRKALESFVEPRFLHQSNEGAPPGADDLDEALAGGLPGEAPWRVHFHVPLHADPAPPLTSTRPVLAGTLAELFGGASARTDHVEVETYTWQVLPDAPADDAGLVAGIAAELDWTRRSLIALGLEEVSE from the coding sequence GTGAGGTTCCGGCACCCCGACGGCACGCTCGTCCACCTCGCCTACTGCACCAACGTGCACCAGGCCGAGGACCTCGACGGCGTGCTCGCTCAGCTGGCCCGCTTCGGCGAGCCGGTGCGGGAACGCCTGGGCGTCGGCCGGCTCGGGCTCGGCCTGTGGTTGGCCCGGCCGGTGGCGACCGAGCTGACCGCCGACCCGGCCGCGGTTTCCCGGCTCCGGCGCGAACTCGCCGCGCGTGGCCTGGAGGTCGTCACCCTCAACGGGTTCCCGTACCAGGGCTTCCACGATCCGGTCGTCAAGCACAAGGTCTACCGGCCGGACTGGTCGACGCCCGAGCGGACGCGGTACACCCTCGACCTGGCCCGGCTGCTCGCCGAGCTGCTGCCGGCGGACGCCGTGCGCGGCAGCGTCTCGACGTTGCCGCTCGGCTGGCGCACCGAATGGCGCGACGACCGTGGCCAGCTCGGCTTGCTCGCGGAAGGGCTCGCGAAGCAGGAGCGTCCGGTGCGCGTCGCGTTCGAGCCCGAGCCCGGCTGCGTCATCGAGACGACTGCGCAGGCGGCGACCCTTTTGTCCGATGTGGACAAAGACTGGCTGGGCGTCTGCCTCGACACGTGCCACCTCGCGGTCGGGTTCGAGGACCCGGCGGCCGCGCTGGAGCGGCTCGCCGCGGCCGGGCTCGACGTCGTCAAGCTGCAGGCGTCCGCGGCTCTGGAGGCGGCCGCGCCGAACGACCCGGCGACGCGGAAGGCGCTGGAGTCCTTTGTGGAACCCCGGTTCCTGCACCAGAGCAACGAAGGCGCTCCGCCGGGCGCCGACGACCTTGACGAAGCGCTGGCCGGTGGGCTCCCGGGCGAGGCGCCGTGGCGCGTGCACTTCCACGTGCCGCTGCACGCCGATCCGGCGCCGCCGCTGACGTCGACGCGGCCGGTGCTGGCCGGCACCCTGGCCGAGCTGTTCGGCGGCGCGAGCGCGCGCACCGACCACGTCGAGGTCGAGACCTACACCTGGCAGGTGCTCCCGGACGCACCCGCCGACGACGCCGGGCTCGTCGCGGGCATCGCGGCCGAGCTGGACTGGACCCGGCGTTCCCTGATCGCACTAGGCTTGGAAGAGGTTTCCGAATGA
- a CDS encoding nucleotide pyrophosphatase/phosphodiesterase family protein — MSLLVLDVVGLTPRLLPHMPNLRKMAEPGFTAQLDTVFPAVTCSVQSTFLTGLQPAEHGIVGNGWYFRDLGEIFLWRQHNKLVQGDKFWDAARRAQAGHKVANVCWWYAMGMDVDLTVTPRPIYHADGKKSPDAYTHPPQLHDRLVGALGEFPLFTYWGPTAAITSSKWIIAAAQKIMAEDKPDTTLVYLPHLDYDLQRFGPDAPQAAAAAREIDTAMKPLLDQAAAGGHTVVALSEYGITNASRPVDINRALRREGLLNVYVQAGMEYLDPWTSRAFAVADHQVAHVYVADPADIPRVRDIVAGLSGVDVVLDREGQAGIGINHERAGELVAIAEPDAWFTYYYWLSDDRAPDFAKTVEIHRKPGYDPAELFFDPNDPAVKLKAASALARKKLGLRYSMQVVPLDPAPVRGSHGRLPDSPEDGPVLLCSDPSLAREKIHATEVKELLLAAVRTE; from the coding sequence ATGAGCTTGCTGGTTCTCGACGTCGTGGGGCTGACGCCGCGGCTGCTCCCGCACATGCCCAACCTGCGCAAGATGGCCGAACCCGGTTTCACCGCGCAGCTGGACACCGTGTTCCCGGCGGTCACGTGCTCGGTGCAGTCGACGTTCCTCACCGGGCTGCAGCCGGCCGAGCACGGCATCGTCGGCAACGGCTGGTACTTCCGCGACCTCGGCGAGATCTTCTTGTGGCGCCAGCACAACAAGCTCGTCCAGGGTGACAAGTTCTGGGACGCGGCCCGCCGCGCGCAGGCCGGGCACAAGGTCGCGAACGTCTGCTGGTGGTACGCGATGGGCATGGACGTCGACCTGACGGTGACCCCGCGGCCGATCTACCACGCCGACGGCAAGAAGTCCCCGGACGCCTACACCCACCCGCCGCAGCTGCACGACCGCCTGGTCGGCGCCCTCGGCGAGTTCCCGCTCTTCACCTACTGGGGGCCGACGGCGGCGATCACGTCGTCGAAGTGGATCATCGCCGCCGCGCAGAAGATCATGGCCGAGGACAAGCCGGACACCACGCTCGTCTACCTCCCGCACCTGGACTACGACCTGCAGCGCTTCGGCCCCGACGCGCCCCAGGCCGCGGCCGCCGCGCGCGAGATCGACACGGCCATGAAGCCGCTGCTGGACCAAGCGGCCGCGGGCGGGCACACCGTCGTCGCGCTCTCGGAGTACGGCATCACGAACGCGAGCCGTCCCGTCGACATCAACCGAGCGCTGCGCCGCGAGGGCCTGCTCAACGTGTACGTCCAGGCGGGCATGGAGTACCTCGACCCGTGGACGTCGCGGGCGTTCGCGGTGGCCGACCACCAGGTCGCGCACGTCTACGTCGCCGACCCCGCCGACATCCCGCGCGTGCGGGACATCGTCGCCGGACTGTCCGGAGTGGACGTCGTCCTCGACCGCGAGGGGCAGGCGGGGATCGGCATCAACCACGAACGGGCCGGTGAGCTGGTCGCGATCGCCGAGCCGGACGCCTGGTTCACGTACTACTACTGGCTGAGCGACGACCGCGCGCCCGACTTCGCCAAGACCGTCGAGATCCACCGCAAGCCCGGCTACGACCCGGCCGAGCTGTTCTTCGACCCGAACGACCCGGCGGTGAAGCTGAAGGCCGCGTCCGCGCTGGCCCGCAAGAAGCTCGGCCTGCGGTACTCGATGCAGGTCGTGCCGCTCGACCCGGCGCCGGTCCGCGGGAGTCACGGGCGGCTGCCCGACTCGCCCGAGGACGGGCCGGTGCTGCTGTGCTCGGATCCTTCGCTCGCGCGCGAAAAGATCCACGCCACCGAGGTCAAGGAACTGCTGCTAGCCGCCGTTCGCACGGAGTAA
- a CDS encoding sugar phosphate isomerase/epimerase family protein, giving the protein MARPLTLFTGQWADLPFEEVCELASGWGYEGLEIACWGDHFEVDRALAEDGYVQTKLETLAKYDLKVWAISNHLLGQAVCDHPIDERHEAILPARIWGDGEAEGVRQRAAEEMKTTARAAAKLGVSTVVGFTGSSIWHTVAMFPPVPPSMIERGYADFADRWNPILDVFDEVGVRFAHEVHPSEIAYDYWSTVRTLEAIGHREAFGLNFDPSHFVWQDLDPVGFLWDFKDRIYHVDCKEARKQLNGRNGRLGSHLPWADPRRGWDFVSTGHGDVPWEDVFRMLNAIGYDGPISIEWEDAGMDRLVGAPEALEFVRKLNFTPPTAAFDAAFSSKP; this is encoded by the coding sequence ATGGCACGACCGTTGACCCTGTTCACCGGGCAGTGGGCCGATCTGCCGTTCGAGGAGGTGTGCGAGCTGGCGAGCGGCTGGGGCTACGAAGGCCTCGAGATCGCCTGCTGGGGCGACCACTTCGAAGTGGACCGCGCGCTGGCGGAAGACGGCTACGTCCAGACCAAGCTGGAGACGCTGGCCAAGTACGACCTCAAGGTGTGGGCGATCTCGAACCACCTGCTCGGCCAGGCCGTCTGCGACCACCCGATCGACGAGCGGCACGAGGCCATCCTGCCCGCCCGGATCTGGGGCGACGGGGAGGCCGAGGGCGTCCGGCAGCGGGCGGCGGAGGAGATGAAGACCACCGCCCGCGCCGCGGCGAAGCTCGGGGTGTCCACCGTGGTCGGGTTCACCGGCTCGTCGATCTGGCACACGGTGGCGATGTTCCCGCCGGTGCCGCCGTCGATGATCGAGCGCGGGTACGCCGACTTCGCCGACCGCTGGAACCCGATCCTCGACGTGTTCGACGAGGTCGGCGTGCGCTTCGCCCACGAGGTGCACCCGAGCGAGATCGCCTACGACTACTGGAGCACCGTCCGGACGCTGGAGGCGATCGGCCACCGCGAGGCGTTCGGGCTGAACTTCGACCCGTCGCACTTCGTCTGGCAGGACCTCGACCCGGTCGGGTTCCTGTGGGACTTCAAGGACCGCATCTACCACGTCGACTGCAAGGAGGCCCGCAAGCAGCTCAACGGCCGCAACGGCCGGCTCGGCTCCCACCTGCCCTGGGCGGATCCCCGCCGCGGCTGGGACTTCGTGTCCACCGGCCACGGCGACGTCCCGTGGGAGGACGTCTTCCGGATGCTCAACGCCATCGGCTACGACGGCCCGATCTCCATCGAGTGGGAGGACGCGGGCATGGACCGGCTCGTCGGCGCTCCGGAAGCGCTGGAGTTCGTCCGCAAGCTCAACTTCACCCCACCCACGGCGGCGTTCGACGCCGCCTTCTCCTCGAAACCGTAA